One part of the Halopenitus persicus genome encodes these proteins:
- a CDS encoding ATP-binding protein: protein MTLSDDRLELALERTDSVFFEIDAESGAVSHLGELDRLFGVDEAAIPTWEAFERRVVHPRNAAEFERSVRRILSGEIDEDSIEYRIRVDGEVRWIKTDVYAEPDPESGRRYAVGIARDVTDRKRRERELETLSGFLRSLYDVTTDRDYSFEEKIDRLLAIGCAELDLPYGFLTRISAEGVAGADDVTVPVADDVVTGAPPSDRQQTIVRAHGSHPELQPGESCPLSEAYCRKTIETPDLLAIRDAGAAGWDGDPAYERFDLGSYVGGKVIVDGELYGTLCFAATSARDRPVSDAERSMVRLLTKWTSYELERRRSTAELRDRNERLERFASIVSHDLRNPLNVAIGRLDLAMEADRSDATADETDAATDETDATTDETDAATDETDADRREHLAAIDRSLDRMDALITDLLTLAREGESITETGPVALADCCRDCWVTVETADADLSIRTDAVVDADRSRLTQVLENLFGNAVEHGGQDVTITVGTLPNGDGFYVADDGPGIPDADRDRVFEAGHSTANDGTGFGLSIVREITAGHGWNVRVTDAESGGARFEFTGVDLETSATELPTGDDPRSADRDGESASEE, encoded by the coding sequence ATGACGCTCTCGGACGACCGCCTCGAACTCGCCCTGGAGCGGACCGATTCGGTGTTCTTCGAGATCGACGCCGAGTCGGGAGCGGTCTCCCACCTCGGGGAACTCGACCGTCTCTTCGGGGTCGACGAGGCGGCCATCCCGACCTGGGAGGCGTTCGAACGGCGCGTCGTTCACCCGCGAAATGCGGCCGAGTTCGAGCGGTCGGTCCGGCGGATCCTCTCCGGGGAGATAGACGAGGATTCGATCGAGTACCGGATCCGCGTCGACGGCGAGGTGCGCTGGATCAAAACCGACGTCTACGCCGAGCCGGATCCCGAGAGCGGCCGCCGGTACGCGGTCGGGATCGCGCGTGACGTCACCGATCGAAAGCGGCGCGAGCGCGAGCTCGAGACGCTCTCGGGGTTCCTCCGGAGCCTCTACGACGTGACCACCGATCGCGACTACAGCTTCGAGGAGAAGATCGATCGTCTGCTGGCGATCGGCTGCGCGGAGCTCGACCTCCCGTACGGGTTTCTCACCCGGATCTCCGCCGAGGGCGTCGCCGGGGCGGACGACGTGACCGTCCCCGTCGCCGACGACGTGGTCACGGGGGCACCGCCAAGCGATCGGCAGCAGACGATCGTCCGGGCACACGGGTCCCATCCGGAGCTGCAGCCGGGCGAGTCGTGCCCGCTCTCGGAGGCGTACTGCCGGAAGACGATCGAGACGCCGGACCTCCTCGCCATCCGCGACGCGGGCGCGGCCGGATGGGACGGGGACCCGGCGTACGAGCGCTTCGATCTCGGCTCGTACGTCGGCGGGAAGGTCATCGTCGACGGCGAGCTGTACGGAACGCTCTGTTTCGCGGCGACGAGCGCGCGGGACCGCCCCGTTTCGGACGCCGAGCGATCGATGGTGCGGCTGCTGACCAAGTGGACGAGCTACGAGCTGGAGCGCCGCCGCTCGACCGCCGAGCTCCGCGACCGCAACGAGCGGCTCGAACGCTTCGCGAGCATCGTGAGCCACGACCTGCGGAATCCCCTCAACGTCGCGATCGGCCGACTCGATCTCGCGATGGAGGCGGATCGATCCGACGCCACCGCGGACGAAACGGACGCCGCTACGGACGAAACGGACGCCACCACGGACGAAACGGACGCCGCTACGGACGAAACGGACGCCGATCGGCGGGAGCATCTGGCGGCGATCGACCGCTCGCTCGATCGGATGGACGCGCTCATCACGGACCTCCTGACGCTCGCGCGGGAGGGCGAGTCGATCACCGAGACCGGGCCCGTCGCGCTTGCCGATTGCTGTCGGGACTGCTGGGTCACCGTCGAAACGGCCGACGCCGACCTGTCGATTCGCACCGACGCAGTCGTCGACGCCGACCGGAGCCGGCTCACGCAGGTGCTGGAAAATCTCTTCGGCAACGCGGTCGAACACGGCGGCCAGGACGTGACCATCACGGTCGGAACGCTTCCGAACGGCGACGGCTTCTACGTCGCGGACGACGGCCCCGGAATCCCCGACGCCGATCGTGATCGCGTCTTCGAGGCAGGCCATTCGACGGCGAACGACGGGACCGGGTTCGGCCTCTCGATCGTCAGGGAGATCACGGCCGGACACGGCTGGAACGTCCGCGTGACCGACGCCGAATCCGGCGGCGCGCGGTTCGAGTTCACCGGGGTCGACCTCGAGACGTCGGCGACGGAGCTGCCGACCGGGGACGATCCCCGATCCGCAGATCGTGACGGTGAGTCGGCGTCCGAGGAGTGA
- a CDS encoding DUF7544 domain-containing protein, translated as MALHALQDVDDAIEATRSFLFPPRIGRWLKLALVAFFVGGSGFPTAQFNAGSSIPGPSDPPSSTPPGDLPTSIPDDVLPFLVVGIALVILVGIVLGVIGATMEFVLIESLRQRRVVLREYLSDRWRQGLRLFGFRILIGLPVAVLFLGWVGLFIASLGGIIDPVIAFPTFLVGLAVLILLGILFAIVDTLTTVFVVPIMTMTDAGVLAAWRRLWASIRVAWKQYLAYLLVAGLLGIAAGLLGSIVTGVVAIGLLLPVAVLGAIVYATVTFASTVGTVVLALLVAVFLAAVFVVWLLVQAAIVTYLRYYALLVLGDVEPSLDLIPDQRAAIRA; from the coding sequence ATGGCCCTCCACGCCCTCCAGGACGTCGACGACGCCATCGAGGCGACGCGGTCGTTCCTGTTTCCTCCACGGATAGGTCGTTGGCTCAAGCTCGCCCTCGTCGCGTTCTTCGTCGGCGGATCTGGGTTCCCAACCGCCCAGTTCAACGCCGGAAGCAGCATCCCCGGACCGTCGGATCCGCCGTCATCGACGCCGCCCGGGGACCTCCCGACGTCGATCCCGGACGACGTGCTCCCGTTTCTCGTCGTCGGGATCGCCCTCGTGATCCTGGTCGGGATCGTGCTCGGGGTCATTGGGGCGACGATGGAGTTCGTCCTGATCGAGTCGCTGCGGCAGCGACGCGTCGTACTGCGGGAGTATCTGAGCGACCGGTGGCGACAGGGGCTCCGCCTGTTCGGGTTCCGAATCCTGATCGGGCTCCCGGTCGCGGTGCTGTTCCTCGGCTGGGTCGGGCTGTTCATCGCCTCCCTGGGCGGCATCATCGACCCGGTGATCGCCTTCCCGACGTTCCTGGTCGGACTGGCCGTCCTGATCCTCCTCGGCATCCTGTTCGCGATCGTGGACACGCTCACGACCGTTTTCGTCGTCCCGATCATGACGATGACTGACGCCGGCGTGCTCGCCGCCTGGCGCCGGCTGTGGGCGTCGATCCGGGTCGCCTGGAAACAGTACCTCGCGTACCTCCTGGTGGCCGGCCTCCTGGGGATCGCGGCCGGACTGCTCGGCTCGATCGTCACCGGCGTCGTCGCGATCGGACTGCTCCTCCCGGTCGCCGTGCTCGGGGCGATCGTCTACGCCACCGTCACGTTCGCCTCCACGGTCGGCACGGTCGTCCTGGCCCTCCTCGTCGCCGTGTTCCTCGCGGCGGTATTCGTGGTCTGGCTGCTCGTGCAGGCCGCCATCGTGACGTACCTCCGGTATTACGCGCTGTTGGTGCTCGGCGACGTCGAGCCGTCGCTGGATCTCATCCCCGACCAGCGCGCCGCGATCCGCGCGTAG
- a CDS encoding PQQ-dependent sugar dehydrogenase: MDRRRFLAAVTGTLGGLAGCALPPSRSTTTADRTPTDGETTAVPALPSVVGLDTVASGLRVPLDMATIPDAAVQYVAEQHGLIRVLENGELRSEPLLDLRETVVTGYEMGLLGIAPHPEFETDRRLFVRYSAPPRAGTPSGFSHTFVLAEFRVTEDGRGVRPDSERTVLTIPEPQANHNAGSIVFGPDGYLYVGVGDGGAGGDQGRGHVSDWYDAVPGGNGQDVTANRLGSILRIDVDGSRGERAYAIPNDNPLVGEPGPDEQFAWGFRNPWRLAFDGADLYAGDVGQSRFEEIDRVRKGGNYGWNVMEGTHCYEADSCPETTPPSVRGGEPLLSPVVEYPHDGGVVSGVSVITGNVYRGHALPGLRGRFVFGDHRAEGRLFVATPRSEGLWPIQPLPVADDDAGRLARLFSFHRHGSELYVLGSTDGGSGGGVYRLQPAT; encoded by the coding sequence ATGGATCGGCGACGGTTTCTCGCTGCGGTAACGGGCACGCTCGGCGGTCTGGCAGGGTGTGCTCTCCCCCCGTCGAGGTCGACCACGACCGCCGACCGGACGCCGACGGACGGCGAAACGACGGCGGTGCCCGCCCTCCCCTCGGTCGTGGGGCTCGACACGGTTGCGAGCGGTCTGCGCGTCCCGCTGGATATGGCCACCATCCCGGACGCCGCCGTCCAATACGTCGCCGAGCAGCACGGGCTGATCCGCGTCTTGGAGAACGGGGAACTTCGGTCCGAGCCGTTGCTGGACTTGCGCGAGACGGTCGTGACCGGCTACGAGATGGGTCTTCTCGGCATCGCGCCCCACCCGGAGTTCGAGACCGATCGCCGCCTGTTCGTGCGCTACTCGGCCCCGCCACGGGCGGGGACGCCGTCGGGATTCAGCCACACCTTCGTCCTCGCCGAGTTCCGGGTTACGGAGGACGGGCGGGGCGTCCGACCCGACTCCGAGCGGACCGTCCTCACCATCCCCGAACCGCAAGCGAACCACAACGCTGGCTCCATCGTCTTCGGCCCGGACGGGTACCTCTACGTTGGGGTCGGCGACGGTGGCGCCGGTGGAGACCAGGGACGCGGTCACGTCTCCGACTGGTACGATGCGGTCCCGGGCGGCAACGGTCAGGACGTGACCGCCAATCGTCTCGGAAGCATTCTTCGGATCGACGTCGACGGCAGTCGGGGCGAGCGGGCCTACGCGATCCCGAACGATAACCCGCTGGTCGGGGAGCCCGGCCCTGACGAACAGTTCGCGTGGGGATTCCGGAACCCGTGGCGGCTCGCCTTCGACGGTGCTGACCTCTACGCTGGAGACGTGGGTCAGAGCCGGTTTGAGGAGATCGATCGCGTCCGGAAGGGCGGTAATTATGGATGGAACGTGATGGAGGGGACCCACTGCTACGAGGCGGACAGCTGTCCCGAAACCACGCCGCCGAGCGTCCGGGGCGGCGAACCGCTTCTGTCGCCGGTCGTCGAGTATCCCCACGACGGCGGTGTCGTTAGCGGAGTCTCGGTCATCACGGGCAACGTCTACCGCGGCCACGCGCTGCCCGGACTTCGTGGGCGGTTCGTGTTTGGCGACCACCGCGCGGAGGGGCGCTTGTTCGTCGCAACTCCCCGAAGCGAGGGACTGTGGCCGATCCAGCCGCTTCCCGTCGCGGACGACGATGCCGGGAGGCTGGCCCGTCTCTTCTCGTTCCACCGCCACGGCAGCGAGCTGTACGTCCTGGGAAGCACCGACGGCGGCAGCGGCGGTGGCGTATACCGTCTCCAACCAGCGACTTAG
- a CDS encoding pyridoxamine 5'-phosphate oxidase family protein, whose translation MKPLDEAEIEEVLIDNGLGVLSLVEGTEPYGIPMSFGYGDEMISFMMQREGDAESRKMAALESNPTACLTVYEHEEGPPERWRSVIVTGELYEIPDDEEGEAFFNLADNAVFAPDFDVLNVSPEEIDLRYIGLTIEDISGREYSPLAVYGQR comes from the coding sequence ATGAAGCCACTCGATGAAGCCGAAATCGAGGAGGTGCTCATCGACAACGGACTCGGAGTGCTTTCTTTGGTCGAAGGGACGGAACCCTACGGAATCCCGATGTCGTTCGGCTATGGGGATGAGATGATCAGCTTCATGATGCAGCGGGAGGGAGACGCTGAGAGCCGGAAGATGGCTGCCCTTGAGTCGAATCCGACTGCCTGCCTGACGGTGTATGAACACGAGGAGGGCCCTCCCGAACGCTGGCGAAGCGTGATCGTCACGGGAGAGTTGTATGAGATCCCCGACGATGAAGAGGGGGAAGCGTTCTTTAATTTGGCCGATAACGCCGTCTTCGCACCGGACTTTGACGTGTTGAATGTCTCTCCGGAGGAGATAGACCTGCGATATATCGGCCTGACGATCGAGGATATCAGCGGCCGAGAATATTCCCCCCTCGCCGTGTATGGGCAACGCTGA
- a CDS encoding response regulator — MDEDPEGGEKTASAYQFRRHLTIIQAQTELLLRDTAELSADRRDALRRIQRVSAELNGLVERIQTASESGHARAVPIVSAPETVHRILVWSTNPHLAALVADDPSYYSGIEVVHTDTADDAVEMLRSQSFEYVLVDAIWPETTGVELISELSTMETELPPYVLISLYTETTTPIALALSGVISPTISSEQFTQALQPFVETPATATVAGFFTEHPGGVIAERVESSIGTPQELATTLTETEIAADVVCLDPEVYRRLSARDIDGLRTIAPGNGRPLLAVAPTEADPYDRSWIPTLGGRQFLHRPPDLTDLITQLLAQHPIPPTASFEYL; from the coding sequence ATGGATGAGGATCCTGAGGGTGGGGAAAAGACGGCGTCAGCATACCAGTTTCGTCGTCATCTCACCATCATTCAGGCTCAAACGGAGCTTCTTCTCAGGGACACCGCGGAGCTATCGGCGGATCGTCGAGATGCGCTGAGGCGGATTCAGCGGGTGAGCGCCGAGCTGAACGGGCTCGTCGAACGGATCCAGACGGCAAGCGAGTCGGGACACGCCCGAGCCGTACCGATCGTGTCCGCTCCTGAAACCGTCCATCGGATCCTCGTGTGGAGTACGAATCCACATCTCGCTGCACTGGTGGCGGACGACCCGAGTTACTACAGCGGGATCGAGGTGGTGCATACGGATACCGCCGACGACGCGGTGGAGATGTTACGCAGTCAGTCCTTCGAGTACGTGCTTGTTGACGCCATCTGGCCCGAAACCACCGGCGTTGAACTCATCAGTGAGCTATCAACGATGGAGACAGAGCTCCCGCCGTACGTTTTGATTTCGCTCTATACCGAGACAACGACGCCGATCGCGCTTGCTCTCTCCGGGGTGATCTCGCCAACCATCTCGTCCGAACAGTTTACGCAAGCGCTACAACCCTTCGTAGAAACGCCGGCGACCGCAACCGTCGCCGGATTCTTTACGGAACATCCCGGCGGCGTGATTGCCGAACGGGTTGAGTCAAGCATCGGTACCCCACAGGAATTGGCGACCACACTAACGGAGACCGAGATAGCGGCCGACGTTGTCTGTCTCGATCCCGAGGTCTATCGTCGGTTGTCCGCACGTGACATCGACGGACTTCGAACGATCGCTCCCGGCAACGGTCGACCGCTGTTGGCCGTGGCTCCGACCGAGGCCGATCCGTATGATCGATCGTGGATCCCGACCTTGGGGGGCCGCCAGTTCCTCCATCGACCGCCCGATCTCACGGATCTCATTACGCAACTTCTCGCACAACATCCGATCCCACCGACGGCGTCCTTTGAATATTTATAA
- a CDS encoding response regulator, which yields MSDIRTVLIVEDDDDLQQLLQFTFESNGFDVVVRNDGAEALEYLETADSLPDVIILDLLMPDVGGLDFLRRRSDFDRLAPIPTVMLSGVDDEERLAEAYELGVDDYVTKPFSPSELITRVTHMD from the coding sequence ATGTCGGACATCCGTACGGTACTCATCGTCGAGGACGACGACGATCTACAGCAACTGCTTCAGTTTACGTTCGAAAGTAACGGATTCGACGTGGTCGTTCGTAACGATGGTGCTGAAGCGTTGGAATACCTCGAAACGGCGGATTCACTGCCGGACGTCATCATACTCGATCTCCTCATGCCCGACGTCGGCGGGCTGGATTTTCTCCGACGGCGGTCCGATTTCGACCGGTTGGCGCCCATTCCGACGGTTATGTTGAGCGGGGTTGATGACGAGGAGCGGCTTGCGGAAGCATATGAACTCGGCGTCGATGACTACGTGACGAAACCGTTCAGTCCAAGCGAACTCATCACGCGGGTAACGCATATGGACTAA
- a CDS encoding HEAT repeat domain-containing protein — MSPTAVVGIIAGGLFVVFGALSVLAIGLAAWKRRVDTITARSRETVRETLFERQKRSHPEWERWTESLSATERDCLIAVLDRYLRVVEGEQRETFLDVAAALDLGERSDAALDRSAVVPRLRALARLAMLDHPLTVDRLLETCSDTQRTREAAARLLYERRDEYENAAELGSKLILWDGQEPITIYGLETLADLNTGGETPLLHQAADAVPVWRQSILIQTCFVLEHTEQIDPDAPIDWLFPLLEHESPTVRTAAVRAFKQQGWRDAVRTRLDLRSLITDNAANVRRATYDVLTYWGDEQSRDYLEWATITEADERCQLVAVRGLQSLETPREGYGDQIGLRKAWEWVEAELAVSDQQGGRTSPGSRPVHSR, encoded by the coding sequence ATGTCACCGACAGCGGTAGTAGGCATCATAGCCGGCGGCCTGTTCGTCGTCTTCGGTGCGTTATCAGTGCTCGCCATCGGCCTTGCCGCGTGGAAGCGACGGGTGGACACGATCACGGCACGGAGCCGTGAAACGGTCCGAGAAACGCTATTTGAGCGACAAAAGCGCTCTCATCCCGAGTGGGAGCGCTGGACCGAATCGCTGTCGGCTACCGAGCGTGACTGCCTCATCGCGGTCCTTGATCGATATCTCCGCGTCGTCGAAGGCGAGCAGCGAGAGACGTTTTTGGACGTCGCAGCGGCCCTCGACCTCGGAGAGCGGTCCGACGCCGCACTCGACCGATCCGCGGTCGTCCCCCGCCTTCGAGCGCTCGCCAGGTTAGCGATGCTTGACCATCCACTCACCGTTGATCGTCTGCTCGAAACGTGTTCCGACACGCAACGAACGAGGGAGGCAGCCGCTCGGCTCCTCTATGAACGTCGGGACGAGTACGAAAACGCCGCTGAATTGGGGTCAAAACTCATCCTCTGGGACGGACAGGAGCCGATAACGATCTACGGACTTGAGACGCTTGCCGATCTGAATACCGGCGGGGAGACGCCGCTACTCCACCAAGCGGCGGATGCAGTCCCGGTCTGGAGGCAGTCGATACTCATTCAAACGTGCTTCGTGCTCGAGCATACGGAACAGATCGACCCGGACGCACCCATTGACTGGTTGTTCCCCCTGCTCGAGCACGAGTCACCGACGGTTCGAACTGCGGCGGTACGCGCGTTCAAACAACAGGGCTGGCGGGACGCCGTGCGAACCCGTCTCGATCTCCGATCGCTCATCACCGACAACGCGGCGAACGTCCGACGAGCAACGTACGACGTACTCACGTACTGGGGGGACGAGCAATCACGGGACTACCTCGAATGGGCGACGATCACCGAAGCCGACGAGCGATGCCAACTCGTTGCTGTCAGGGGGTTACAGTCGTTGGAAACGCCAAGGGAAGGATACGGCGATCAGATCGGCCTCCGGAAGGCATGGGAGTGGGTCGAAGCCGAACTCGCGGTGAGTGACCAGCAAGGGGGACGCACATCGCCAGGCTCGCGCCCGGTGCACTCCCGATGA